AAACACACAGATGGTGAAAGGTGAAAGAAGCAAACTTCAGAAAATTTTGGTAGATTCACTAATttgacccccccccccccgcttTTCTGACTCTTGAATAGAAAATATATGGAAGCTTTGCATAGAGATTCATGAATTCAATTTAGGAATTCTTTCTGTATCTGAAGGATCAATTTTTACATGAGAAgtagatatatatattaatatatatatatatgcattgTGCATATATTGCCCTCTCTCTTTTTAATAGAATTCTATTAAGATTTTGTTATGGTTGTTGCCGTTGTCGATTTTCTCCGGCGAGATGATAAATGGTCTCTCTGTTGATCAGTGTGACATTGATTCCAATAGTGTATTTCCAAGTTAACtgatgaaaatttgaaaacaaaaagatTCAAGGAGAACATTGTTTATTCTATTTAGTAGCAAACTTagaaattattagtttaaattttaaaattcaaaatctaaatacAATCTAAGCGAACCCCGTGCCATTATAAAACTCAACGATATGGTTTTTGCATTTGATATATATAATGATCACTCATTACCATAAGTTTTACAGTCAAGAGTTGCAAGAACGATAGTTAAGAATCAACATGGTAGGTGTCTTCACAATTAGCCAAGTTGAATCAAAATGTTTGTTTGGTACCAAACAAATCACAAATATTCAATTCAATTTTTGGTATGTACATAACAAATGATATAAATGGTTTGATTTTGGATTCACCAAAATTAAACCAAACCAAAAATTCTGGtttcattaaaaaattaaaatattaaattttgattGAAACAAATTTGTGTAAAACTTATAATTTTGTAATCAATTTATATTATTGTCTGTTAGGATTTGTTTTGAGAATTGGTCGTTATAATGGAAGGCATTGTTATGTAAAAGTCTTATAAAAATATGAGTATTTTTAGATGTTCAAAATTTATAAAGAACCACTTATACAATGCTTGTATTGTAGTTGATAATTTACATACACTTCCTTCTTTGCATATCAATACCTACGAAtacctttttattattattattattatatatatttattgtaaacCGGCTATTAGCGGTCTGGTCGAAAGTCCGGTTCTGTCTAAAATAACGGTTGTGTTATTAAGCTACCTTCCATTTCATAGCTTATTGAGGTCACTTTCTTTCACGAACAATCCATGAAAACCGTAAGGGACACGTCGCGGCAGCTTCACCGCGGCGATAATCTCGAGCTCCGGCGATTTCGCGTCCATTACTATGAACCTCGACTCACCAGAGTTTTCATCATGAACGTACGAGACGACATATCCGTCGTCCTCCTCTGCCGCTGTCTCGTCCGAACTTTCCCTTTCTCTCGGCACGAAAAACGGCTCCCCGCCATAGCAACCAGGTCCGAAAATTCTACAAGCGACGATGCAGTCTCGACGTTCTTCCTGAGATATGTCGAGCTTTGCCACTCCCGAAATCTTGGGCATCGGATCTCCAATACCGGCGTAAACGAACCTGTTCTTCTTCCCGACGTACGAGGGATGTATCACTCCAAAGTCTAGGTTTCTGGTCGACAATGGCGTCCGCGTTACTATTCCTGTTTTCAGGTCGATTCTGACTTTCTCCACTAAGCCATGAACCAGATTCATCCTCTCTAGTGCGTGTTCGACGGAGAGAATATTTGGCGCCACTATAACCACAGCATCATCTTCATCCCAAGCGTTAATGGCGTGAACTAAGTTCAATCCAGGCACATCGAACCACTTCATCTTTGATTCGTCGTTAGCGTATCGAGGAATTAGTCCTACTCTTGAAATTTTCGATGGATCTGATCCGACTGGAGACCCTCCTTCAATTATCATCTGCGTAGGGTTAATTCCAATCTGAATGTCTGCAAATACAGCGTACTTTTTAGTAATTGCAAAATCGTGCAGGAACGACGGTCGATTCATCGAAAGTATCGGCACATCGGACTGTTTGGCTCCGTTTTTGTCGAATCGGAAGTAAGTTAAAAACGGAGGCAAAGGACCGTATCGGAACGCAAATGCCTCG
This region of Cucumis melo cultivar AY chromosome 7, USDA_Cmelo_AY_1.0, whole genome shotgun sequence genomic DNA includes:
- the LOC103493037 gene encoding probable carotenoid cleavage dioxygenase 4, chloroplastic, giving the protein MDSISSPFLSRGNLILSPPISTSRPPISTPIYSVLTEQTAKKNTPPPDADSPSPSSLPRRSPPSPAMARVSSTRRVEPSLPARLFNAFDDLINNFINPPISPSVDPRYILADNFAPVDELPPTECEVIYGSLPSSLNGAYIRNGPNPQYLPRGPYHLFDGDGMLHSLRISNGRAVLCSRYVKTYKYTLERDAGHPVLPNVFSGFNGLTASAARGAVSFGRILTGQYNPANGIGLANTSLAFFGDRLYALGESDLPYLIRLAPNGDIETLSRHDFDGKLTYSMTAHPKIDSDTGEAFAFRYGPLPPFLTYFRFDKNGAKQSDVPILSMNRPSFLHDFAITKKYAVFADIQIGINPTQMIIEGGSPVGSDPSKISRVGLIPRYANDESKMKWFDVPGLNLVHAINAWDEDDAVVIVAPNILSVEHALERMNLVHGLVEKVRIDLKTGIVTRTPLSTRNLDFGVIHPSYVGKKNRFVYAGIGDPMPKISGVAKLDISQEERRDCIVACRIFGPGCYGGEPFFVPRERESSDETAAEEDDGYVVSYVHDENSGESRFIVMDAKSPELEIIAAVKLPRRVPYGFHGLFVKESDLNKL